In a single window of the Papaver somniferum cultivar HN1 chromosome 8, ASM357369v1, whole genome shotgun sequence genome:
- the LOC113304222 gene encoding probable serine/threonine-protein kinase At1g01540: MAPSSSSSSSGDNTAFINTELSKSTSIFGLKLGVVIGICVGAAIVLILFLLSLCIWKSPKKNSSSSSKKRKQQSYNGGGVGIIDPSPVVSKEIKEIIKPEQQVPEIQIDIGKTEHRVIFSDQQHRPSSHASGESRSTNATDSVSMSGNNAGSGSGGGLPEVSHLGWGHWYTLRELELATNGLADENVIGEGGYGIVYRGLLPDNTLVAVKNLLNNRGQAEKEFKVEVEVIGRVRHKNLVRLLGYCVEGAYRMLVYEYVDNGNLEQWLHGDVGLVSPLTWDNRMNIILGTAKGIAYLHEGLEPKVVHRDVKSSNILLDRQWNPKVSDFGLAKLLCSESSYVTTRVMGTFGYVAPEYACTGMLNERSDVYSFGILIMEIITGRSPVDYSRPAGEVNLVEWLKNMVGSRKSEEVVDPKLPEKPPSKALKRVLLVALRCVDPDGQKRPKMGHVIHMLEADDLLFRDVTHSNVQSERRVGRESSQSRRDNRQHNQDGAKLGDKKLAETTSDTSEGESSSSRHQQMKWR; encoded by the exons ATGGCACCGTCATCGTCATCGTCATCGTCGGGTGATAACACAGCATTCATAAACACagaattatcaaaatcaacatcaatTTTTGGATTGAAATTAGGAGTAGTAATCGGAATTTGCGTCGGAGCAGCAATAGTACTAATCTTGTTCTTACTTTCATTATGTATTTGGAAATCTcctaaaaaaaattcatcatcatcatcaaaaaagagaaaacaacaaTCTTATAATGGCGGAGGAGTTGGAATAATAGATCCATCTCCAGTAGTATCAAAAGAGATCAAAGAAATCATTAAACCAGAACAACAGGTTCCAGAGATCCAGATTGATATTGGTAAAACGGAACATAGAGTTATATTTTCTGATCAACAGCATCGTCCTTCATCACATGCTAGTGGTGAGAGTAGATCAACAAATGCAACGGATTCGGTTTCGATGTCGGGGAATAATGCCGGTAGTGGTAGCGGTGGTGGTTTGCCTGAAGTATCACATTTAGGTTGGGGACATTGGTATACATTAAGAGAGCTTGAATTAGCTACTAATGGATTAGCTGATGAGAATGTTATCGGTGAAGGTGGTTATGGAATCGTTTATCGTGGTCTTTTGCCTGATAATACTCTTGTTGCTGTCAAGAATTTGTTAAATAACAG GGGGCAAGCAGAGAAGGAATTCAAGGTGGAGGTGGAAGTAATTGGCCGTGTTCGACATAAGAATTTAGTTAGATTGCTTGGGTACTGTGTGGAGGGAGCTTACAG GATGCTTGTATATGAGTATGTGGACAATGGTAATCTTGAACAGTGGCTCCATGGGGATGTAGGGCTAGTCAGTCCTTTAACATGGGATAATCGGATGAATATTATTCTTGGAACAGCTAAAGG TATTGCGTATCTTCATGAAGGTCTTGAACCAAAAGTTGTTCATCGGGATGTTAAATCTAGCAATATACTACTTGATCGACAATGGAATCCCAAGGTCTCTGATTTTGGTCTTGCTAAGCTCTTATGCTCGGAAAGCAGTTATGTCACAACTCGTGTCATGGGAACATTTGG ATATGTAGCTCCTGAGTATGCTTGCACTGGTATGTTGAATGAAAGAAGCGATGTCTACAGCTTTGGAATACTTATCATGGAGATAATTACAGGAAGGAGCCCTGTTGATTATAGTCGACCTGCTGGAGAG GTGAATTTGGTTGAGTGGCTAAAAAACATGGTTGGGAGCCGGAAATCTGAGGAAGTAGTGGATCCTAAATTGCCTGAAAAACCTCCTTCAAAGGCACTGAAACGTGTTCTACTGGTTGCTCTTCGTTGTGTTGATCCCGATGGACAAAAGAGGCCGAAAATGGGACATGTTATCCACATGCTCGAAGCTGATGATTTGCTATTCCGGGACGTCACTCAT TCTAATGTTCAGTCAGAACGCCGAGTTGGACGAGAGTCTTCTCAATCACGTCGTGATAATCGACAACATAATCAAGATGGTGCGAAATTGGGTGATAAAAAGTTGGCTGAAACAACTTCTGACACAAGTGAAGGAGAAAGCAGTAGTAGCCGTCACCAACAAATGAAGTGGAGATAA